Proteins encoded in a region of the Inquilinus sp. KBS0705 genome:
- a CDS encoding DUF2132 domain-containing protein has product MEQAPKDPLHGKTLQAILTALVAHLGWAEMGYRIRINCFLDNPSINSSLKFLRKTPWARKKVEDMYIEFYKEMPE; this is encoded by the coding sequence ATGGAGCAAGCACCCAAAGACCCACTACACGGTAAAACTTTACAAGCCATATTAACCGCCTTAGTAGCCCATTTGGGCTGGGCCGAAATGGGCTACCGCATACGCATCAATTGCTTTTTAGATAACCCCAGCATCAACTCCAGTCTTAAATTTTTGCGCAAAACACCCTGGGCGCGCAAAAAGGTAGAGGATATGTATATCGAGTTTTATAAGGAAATGCCGGAATAG
- a CDS encoding KTSC domain-containing protein — protein MKKIVDYRKLLGVQEATELQELKTTYRSLMKTWHPDKFQDVESRTDAEEKSKTIIEAYHFLVSIAPETRSQSFAEYTLTTTTAAIADFEYKQQVLQVNFTDGSAYEYFDVPKAVYIKLINADSPSRFARRHIFNNYVYRSMSKLVATA, from the coding sequence ATGAAAAAAATTGTCGACTATAGGAAGCTTTTAGGAGTACAGGAAGCTACAGAACTACAGGAACTAAAAACTACTTACCGCAGCCTGATGAAAACATGGCACCCTGATAAGTTTCAGGATGTTGAAAGCCGTACAGATGCTGAAGAAAAAAGTAAAACCATAATAGAAGCTTACCATTTTTTGGTAAGCATAGCGCCCGAAACTCGCAGCCAGTCTTTTGCCGAATACACCCTTACCACAACCACTGCAGCCATAGCCGATTTTGAATATAAGCAACAGGTTTTACAGGTTAACTTTACAGATGGCAGCGCATACGAATATTTTGATGTGCCAAAAGCTGTGTATATAAAATTAATAAATGCTGATTCGCCGAGCAGGTTTGCACGCAGGCATATTTTTAATAATTATGTATACCGCAGCATGAGTAAGCTGGTAGCCACTGCATAA
- a CDS encoding GAF domain-containing sensor histidine kinase, translating into MVNLSYPIPENESERLEALSSYNILDTEPEEDFEELALLASEICHTPIALITLVDETRQWFKAKIGDKVKVTETPREHAFCSHTIINADDVMVVNDARKDERFVNNPLVTNDPSVIFYAGVPLVTADGYPLGSLCVIDHEPKELTDSQLQSLRILAKQVLTQMELRKKLTALQLTNEVLLEANTFIQKFATTAAHDIKNPLSSILLTQQALQLRLNEVKDIKSLRLVELSINSSKKLLNLVDEMLDYSTKPALLLTNQECLQLNQVLKNVLGLLEIPYTIKVNLPVQDNTIICSSVAIEQIFMNLLTNAVRYNDKESGEIDIAFKENDTHYIFTIADNGMGIAEKNLEKIFYKEVTLNVIDRFNKKGTGIGLYTVKALIEKLGGTIKVESVIGTGTSFIFTVQKNLRTTSTLA; encoded by the coding sequence TTGGTGAATCTTTCTTATCCGATACCCGAGAACGAAAGTGAACGTTTAGAAGCGCTTTCGTCTTATAATATTCTTGATACTGAGCCCGAAGAAGACTTTGAGGAGCTAGCACTACTTGCATCCGAAATTTGCCATACACCCATTGCTCTTATTACACTTGTAGACGAAACGCGCCAGTGGTTTAAAGCTAAAATTGGCGATAAAGTGAAAGTGACAGAAACCCCGAGGGAGCATGCTTTTTGTTCGCATACCATTATTAATGCTGATGATGTAATGGTGGTGAATGACGCCCGTAAAGATGAGCGTTTTGTTAATAATCCATTAGTTACCAATGACCCGAGCGTTATATTTTATGCCGGAGTACCGCTGGTTACTGCCGATGGTTACCCGCTGGGGTCATTATGTGTAATTGACCATGAGCCAAAAGAATTAACAGATAGCCAGTTGCAATCCCTGCGTATTTTAGCTAAGCAAGTGTTAACACAAATGGAGCTCCGTAAAAAGCTTACTGCATTGCAGCTAACCAATGAAGTGCTGCTGGAAGCCAATACTTTTATTCAAAAATTTGCGACTACCGCCGCACACGATATTAAAAATCCACTATCAAGTATATTGCTTACGCAACAGGCTTTGCAATTGCGTTTAAACGAAGTAAAAGATATTAAAAGCCTGCGTTTAGTAGAGTTAAGCATAAACTCCTCAAAAAAACTATTGAATTTGGTGGATGAAATGCTTGACTATTCAACCAAGCCGGCTTTACTGCTTACCAACCAGGAGTGCCTACAGCTTAATCAGGTGCTTAAAAATGTACTGGGCTTATTAGAAATACCATATACTATTAAAGTTAACTTACCGGTACAGGACAATACAATTATCTGCTCATCTGTAGCTATTGAGCAAATATTTATGAATTTATTGACAAATGCAGTAAGATACAATGATAAAGAAAGCGGTGAAATTGATATTGCATTTAAAGAAAATGATACTCACTACATTTTTACCATTGCTGATAATGGCATGGGCATAGCTGAGAAAAACCTTGAGAAGATATTTTATAAAGAAGTAACCCTTAATGTAATTGATAGGTTTAATAAAAAGGGGACGGGTATTGGCCTTTATACCGTTAAGGCGCTTATCGAAAAATTAGGCGGTACCATTAAGGTAGAATCAGTTATAGGAACCGGGACCTCGTTTATTTTCACTGTCCAAAAAAATCTGCGTACCACATCAACGCTGGCGTAA
- a CDS encoding MFS transporter, with protein MKNINAKNYRWGVVILLFFATSINYLDRQVIGLLKPTLEKEFSWDENDYSHIVMAFSAAYAFGLLFFGGIIDKIGTKLGYTISLIVWSVAAMLHAVVRSTMGFVFVRAALGLGEAGNFPAAIKTVAEWFPKRERAFATGIFNSGANIGAVLAPVIVPWILGVYGWQMAFIITGAIGFIWLIFWWLIYEVPSKHKKISPAELEYIHSDVEEAPATDGFNPQKIKWVQLFGIRQTWAFVVGKFLTDPIWYFFLFWLPSYFSSTFNLDLKKPSLPLVLVYTATTIGSIGGGYLSSWFIKRGMPIFRARKTAMLMFALCVLPIFAARFATNIWQAVGLISLATAAHQAWSANIFTTASDMFPKRAVSSVVGIGSMAGATGGIFFPILIGFILERYKEAGDLTGGYNIIFSVCASAYLVAWFIMHLLTPKMKPVNL; from the coding sequence ATGAAAAACATAAACGCCAAAAACTACCGCTGGGGCGTAGTGATATTACTGTTCTTCGCCACATCTATCAACTATCTCGACAGGCAGGTTATTGGCCTGCTAAAGCCTACGCTCGAGAAAGAGTTTAGTTGGGACGAAAACGACTATAGCCACATTGTGATGGCTTTTTCGGCAGCTTACGCTTTTGGCTTGTTGTTTTTTGGCGGTATTATAGATAAAATTGGCACTAAGCTGGGCTATACCATATCGCTTATTGTATGGAGCGTTGCCGCCATGCTGCATGCAGTTGTACGGTCTACCATGGGTTTTGTATTTGTGCGTGCCGCCCTGGGCCTGGGCGAGGCGGGCAACTTTCCGGCGGCCATAAAAACAGTGGCCGAGTGGTTCCCTAAGCGCGAGCGGGCTTTTGCTACGGGCATATTTAATTCGGGCGCTAACATAGGTGCCGTGCTGGCCCCTGTAATTGTACCCTGGATATTGGGCGTTTATGGCTGGCAAATGGCTTTTATTATTACCGGTGCCATTGGTTTTATATGGTTGATATTTTGGTGGCTGATATACGAAGTGCCCTCAAAGCATAAAAAAATTAGCCCTGCCGAACTTGAATATATACACAGCGATGTTGAGGAAGCCCCCGCTACCGATGGTTTTAACCCGCAAAAAATAAAATGGGTGCAATTGTTTGGTATACGCCAAACATGGGCCTTTGTGGTGGGTAAGTTTTTAACCGACCCTATATGGTATTTCTTCCTGTTTTGGCTGCCATCATACTTCTCCAGCACCTTTAACCTCGATCTTAAAAAGCCCAGTCTGCCATTGGTGCTGGTTTACACCGCCACCACAATAGGCAGTATAGGCGGCGGTTATTTATCGTCCTGGTTCATCAAAAGGGGCATGCCTATATTCAGGGCGCGCAAAACGGCCATGCTCATGTTTGCGCTTTGTGTGCTGCCCATATTCGCGGCCAGGTTTGCCACCAATATTTGGCAGGCTGTAGGGCTTATTAGCCTGGCTACAGCGGCACATCAGGCCTGGAGCGCCAATATCTTCACCACCGCATCAGATATGTTCCCTAAGCGCGCTGTAAGCTCTGTAGTGGGCATAGGCAGTATGGCCGGGGCAACGGGCGGTATATTCTTCCCGATATTGATAGGCTTTATTTTAGAACGCTATAAAGAGGCCGGCGACCTGACCGGTGGATACAACATCATCTTTTCGGTATGTGCATCGGCTTATTTGGTAGCATGGTTTATAATGCATTTGCTTACACCAAAAATGAAACCCGTAAATTTGTAA
- a CDS encoding bifunctional 4-hydroxy-2-oxoglutarate aldolase/2-dehydro-3-deoxy-phosphogluconate aldolase, whose product MTNKDFVSDAILAQGMLPLFFYEDADVSLDVIRTLYRAGVRVIEYTNRGKEALRNFGILKKAVASKMPDLYLGIGTIKTGLEAESFVAAGADFIVSPIVDTEVAMVASSYKLLWIPGCMTPTEIHIAQHYKAKLIKLFPANILGPDYVASIRGIFPGQLFIPTGGVELDADNITRWFRSGVSAVGMGSKLISRSVLDEKLYDKLYKDTLKALELVQISK is encoded by the coding sequence ATGACCAATAAGGATTTTGTTTCGGATGCTATTTTAGCACAGGGCATGTTGCCCTTGTTTTTTTACGAAGATGCTGACGTTAGCCTTGATGTTATCCGTACGCTTTACCGCGCAGGTGTAAGGGTAATTGAATATACCAACAGGGGTAAAGAGGCATTAAGGAATTTTGGTATCCTAAAAAAAGCGGTTGCAAGCAAAATGCCCGACCTCTATCTGGGCATAGGTACTATAAAAACCGGCCTCGAGGCCGAATCGTTTGTAGCGGCCGGGGCCGATTTTATTGTATCGCCTATTGTTGATACCGAGGTGGCAATGGTAGCCAGCAGCTACAAATTGCTTTGGATACCCGGATGTATGACACCTACCGAAATACACATTGCCCAGCACTATAAAGCAAAGCTTATTAAACTGTTCCCCGCCAATATTTTAGGGCCTGACTATGTAGCATCTATAAGGGGTATTTTCCCGGGGCAGCTATTTATCCCAACAGGCGGGGTTGAATTAGATGCTGACAACATCACCCGCTGGTTCCGGTCGGGGGTAAGCGCGGTGGGTATGGGCAGTAAGTTGATTAGCCGCAGCGTGTTAGACGAAAAACTTTACGACAAACTTTATAAGGATACCCTTAAAGCATTAGAATTGGTGCAGATAAGCAAATAA
- a CDS encoding response regulator transcription factor, translating to MINCIVVDDEPLARQLLEGYISQTPGLKCIAVCQSAVEAFSILHEHTIELMFLDIQMPGITGISFLRSLKNAPKVIFTTAYADYAVDAFELEALDYLLKPITFERFIKAIQKVNPRKEDIAESVPSIADDNNGYIFLKVDRRLVKINHTDIIYIEGYGDYLKVHTTDQTYVTYMTFAKLEQLLPPSKFLRIHRSTVVNADHIRFAEGNFLRVKDQDLAIGQSYRDKLFNKLNHDG from the coding sequence ATGATAAATTGTATTGTTGTTGACGACGAACCGCTGGCAAGGCAATTATTAGAAGGTTACATTAGCCAAACACCGGGGCTTAAATGCATTGCAGTATGCCAAAGCGCTGTAGAGGCCTTTAGCATACTACATGAGCATACAATTGAGCTAATGTTTTTAGATATACAAATGCCGGGCATTACCGGTATTAGTTTTTTACGATCATTAAAAAACGCCCCAAAAGTAATTTTCACCACGGCATATGCCGATTATGCAGTTGATGCATTTGAACTGGAAGCCCTGGATTATCTGCTTAAACCCATCACATTTGAGCGCTTTATTAAAGCTATACAAAAGGTAAACCCAAGGAAAGAAGATATCGCTGAAAGCGTACCAAGCATTGCGGACGATAACAATGGCTACATCTTTTTAAAGGTTGACCGGCGGTTGGTAAAGATAAACCATACCGATATTATTTACATTGAGGGTTATGGCGATTACCTGAAAGTACACACAACCGACCAAACCTACGTTACCTACATGACCTTTGCTAAGCTGGAGCAATTGTTGCCACCATCAAAATTCCTGCGTATCCATAGGTCTACCGTGGTTAATGCCGATCATATCCGCTTTGCTGAAGGGAACTTTTTAAGGGTAAAGGATCAGGATCTGGCAATCGGGCAATCATACAGGGATAAATTATTTAATAAGCTAAACCACGATGGATAA
- a CDS encoding sugar kinase, translated as MSNLLSANHKDGAVLSFGELLLRISPDAEGNWLNNNSLPFYVGGAELNVATALALWDVPSRYFTALPQNGLTEQVVTYLNKKNINTQPIYYHGNRMGLYYLTKGKDLKHNALVYDRAGSAFADLKPGMIDWDKVLDGVSWFHFSAICPAISQQVADVCLEVLQAASARGITVSVDLNYRSKLWQYGKQPQDVIPALVKYCDLIMGNIWAAEQMLGIDVLGDIHESGQKSIYLKEALSSSQRLIQQYPKCKAVANTFRFDEAADIKYYAALYTNGEFYTSYEYCTNQIADKVGTGDCFMAGLIYGFYNALSPQQTLDFATSAAFQKLFIASDATNNTIEQIENAIKYDQ; from the coding sequence ATGAGTAATTTATTGTCTGCGAACCATAAAGATGGCGCTGTACTGTCCTTTGGCGAACTATTGTTAAGGATCAGTCCGGATGCTGAAGGTAACTGGCTTAACAATAACTCCTTGCCCTTTTACGTAGGCGGCGCCGAACTGAATGTGGCAACCGCCCTTGCACTATGGGATGTGCCGTCCCGGTACTTTACAGCATTACCCCAAAATGGCCTTACCGAACAGGTAGTAACCTATCTAAATAAAAAGAACATCAATACCCAACCCATATATTACCACGGCAATCGTATGGGGCTGTACTACCTTACCAAAGGCAAAGATCTTAAGCATAACGCGCTGGTATACGACAGGGCGGGCTCGGCATTTGCCGACCTTAAACCTGGTATGATAGATTGGGATAAAGTACTCGACGGGGTAAGCTGGTTTCACTTTAGCGCCATATGCCCGGCAATCAGCCAGCAGGTAGCCGATGTTTGTTTAGAGGTATTGCAGGCTGCGTCGGCTAGGGGTATCACCGTATCGGTCGATCTGAATTACCGCTCTAAATTATGGCAGTATGGTAAACAACCACAGGATGTTATACCCGCGCTGGTTAAGTACTGTGATTTGATAATGGGCAATATATGGGCTGCCGAGCAGATGTTGGGGATAGATGTTTTGGGCGATATACACGAGTCGGGGCAGAAGAGCATTTATTTGAAAGAGGCCCTGTCATCATCACAAAGGTTAATACAGCAATACCCTAAATGCAAGGCGGTGGCCAACACCTTTAGGTTTGATGAGGCGGCAGATATAAAGTACTACGCTGCCTTATACACCAACGGCGAGTTTTATACCTCGTACGAATATTGTACCAACCAGATAGCCGATAAGGTAGGCACCGGCGACTGCTTTATGGCCGGCCTTATCTATGGGTTTTATAACGCATTATCGCCCCAGCAAACATTAGATTTTGCTACCAGCGCGGCGTTCCAAAAGCTGTTTATAGCCAGCGACGCCACAAATAACACTATTGAACAAATTGAAAACGCAATAAAGTATGACCAATAA
- a CDS encoding lipid-binding protein yields MFKKILFFISLLFVNAIAYAQYQWTLKSDNDGIKVYSSPVHNSRVKALRVECSYEANLAQIVTVLLDVKACTEWVYHTKSCTLIKQVSPSELYYYSEISLPWPVQNRDFVAHLTVTQDPETKVVTMDGPAVAGLIPAKDGLVRISNSIGKWTITPIKKDEIHVEYTLQVDPGGNIPAWLVNIFSSEGPVQSFKSLKEQLKKPALKNATLHFIKE; encoded by the coding sequence ATGTTTAAGAAGATACTGTTTTTTATATCCCTGTTATTTGTAAACGCTATTGCTTACGCCCAGTACCAATGGACGCTAAAAAGTGATAATGATGGAATTAAGGTTTATAGCAGCCCCGTTCATAATTCGCGTGTAAAAGCCTTAAGGGTAGAATGTAGTTACGAGGCTAATTTAGCACAAATAGTTACCGTATTACTTGATGTTAAAGCTTGTACCGAATGGGTTTACCACACCAAAAGCTGTACATTAATTAAACAGGTATCGCCCTCAGAACTATATTACTATTCAGAAATAAGCTTGCCCTGGCCGGTTCAAAACCGCGATTTTGTAGCTCATTTAACCGTGACACAAGATCCTGAAACTAAAGTGGTAACAATGGATGGCCCAGCAGTCGCAGGATTAATCCCTGCTAAAGATGGCTTGGTACGCATTAGCAACTCAATAGGAAAGTGGACAATAACACCAATAAAAAAAGACGAGATACATGTAGAATATACTTTGCAGGTAGATCCGGGTGGCAATATCCCGGCCTGGCTGGTAAATATATTTTCGTCTGAAGGGCCTGTACAGAGTTTTAAAAGCCTTAAAGAACAATTAAAAAAGCCTGCCTTAAAAAACGCTACGCTACATTTTATAAAAGAGTAA
- a CDS encoding DUF5009 domain-containing protein, whose amino-acid sequence MLLMMGEVLSFQHVSESLPNSSFWKFLYFNQDHVQWAGCSLHDMIQPSFSFLVGLALPFSIAGRLAKGGKFSELLKHALIRSVILIALGIFLRSMWSKQTYFTFEDTLSQIGLGYTFLFLLGFCKQRTQLVALILILVGYWAAFAFYPLPGAQFDYAAAGVPSNWEHNFTGFAAHWNKNTNFAWAFDKWFLNLFPREYYFTNNGGGYSTLSFIPTLGTMIIGLLAGNMLRSGKAPYTLVKQFIVIGIGLLVLSGILHFTGVAPVVKRIWTPGWVLFSGGICFLFLSLFYGVIDAGKHQKWASFLIVIGTNSIAAYVLADGFGSFIRQTLYIHLGQNYDQIFGIAYSTLIKGALVLIIQWLILYWMYRKKIFIKI is encoded by the coding sequence ATGCTGCTTATGATGGGCGAAGTGTTATCCTTTCAGCATGTGTCGGAGTCTTTACCCAATAGTTCCTTCTGGAAGTTTCTTTACTTTAATCAGGATCATGTGCAATGGGCGGGGTGTTCTTTACATGATATGATACAGCCTTCCTTCTCTTTTTTGGTAGGGTTGGCGTTGCCGTTTTCTATAGCAGGCAGATTAGCTAAGGGAGGGAAATTTAGCGAGTTACTTAAGCATGCGCTGATACGGTCAGTTATCCTTATCGCATTGGGTATTTTTCTGCGGTCGATGTGGAGTAAGCAAACCTATTTTACATTTGAAGATACCCTGAGCCAAATTGGTTTAGGGTATACCTTTTTGTTTTTACTGGGCTTTTGCAAACAGCGTACGCAGCTTGTTGCCTTAATTTTAATATTAGTTGGTTATTGGGCTGCATTTGCTTTTTATCCCTTACCCGGCGCACAGTTTGATTATGCAGCTGCGGGAGTGCCCTCAAACTGGGAACACAATTTCACTGGTTTTGCAGCGCACTGGAACAAGAACACCAACTTTGCATGGGCTTTTGACAAATGGTTCCTAAATCTTTTTCCCCGCGAATATTACTTTACCAATAACGGCGGGGGGTATTCAACCTTAAGCTTTATCCCTACACTTGGTACCATGATCATCGGTTTATTGGCCGGTAATATGCTACGGTCGGGTAAGGCGCCGTATACTTTAGTTAAGCAATTTATAGTGATAGGCATTGGCTTATTAGTTTTAAGTGGCATTCTGCACTTCACAGGTGTTGCACCTGTTGTGAAAAGGATATGGACACCCGGTTGGGTATTATTTAGCGGTGGTATATGCTTTTTGTTTCTGTCGTTATTTTATGGCGTTATTGATGCCGGCAAACATCAAAAATGGGCCTCGTTTTTGATTGTTATAGGTACCAACTCAATTGCCGCATATGTACTGGCAGATGGTTTTGGTTCGTTTATTCGGCAAACGCTTTATATCCACCTTGGTCAAAATTACGATCAGATATTCGGCATTGCTTACAGCACACTTATAAAAGGCGCCTTGGTGTTAATAATACAGTGGTTAATATTGTATTGGATGTACCGTAAAAAGATATTTATTAAGATATAA
- a CDS encoding 4-hydroxy-3-methylbut-2-enyl diphosphate reductase — MDLKSFIDTNSGFCFGVIYAIDMAEDLLAEQGYLYCLGDIVHNDEEVTRLQAKGLRIIDYTELGNLWNETVLIRAHGEPPSTYQIALQQNIRLIDASCPVVLKLQNRIKRSYDNGELIYLFGKEGHAEVEGLKGQTNNQAVVFAGYDELDKASIPNAITLYSQTTKSTTELYSIREKLERDGVKVSLKDTICRQVSNRDIELRDFAAKHDVVLFVSGSKSSNGKMLYKACKEANPQTFFVSGTDEISAEWFKPNQTVGICGATSTPMWLMEKVRAHIAQY; from the coding sequence TTGGATCTAAAAAGTTTTATTGATACAAATTCAGGGTTTTGTTTTGGGGTGATATATGCTATTGATATGGCCGAAGACTTGCTGGCCGAACAAGGGTACCTGTATTGCTTAGGCGATATTGTACATAACGACGAAGAAGTTACCCGCCTCCAAGCCAAAGGACTTAGAATTATAGATTACACTGAGCTTGGCAACTTATGGAACGAAACTGTTTTGATACGTGCCCACGGCGAACCCCCATCTACCTATCAAATTGCGCTACAGCAAAATATTCGTTTAATTGATGCCTCTTGCCCCGTTGTTTTGAAATTGCAGAACCGTATTAAACGATCATACGATAACGGAGAGCTTATTTACCTGTTTGGTAAGGAGGGGCATGCAGAAGTAGAGGGCCTTAAAGGGCAAACCAATAACCAGGCTGTAGTATTTGCAGGTTATGACGAGTTGGATAAAGCGTCTATACCGAATGCAATAACACTTTACAGCCAAACCACAAAAAGCACTACCGAATTATATAGTATAAGAGAAAAGCTGGAGAGGGATGGCGTAAAAGTGAGTCTTAAAGATACCATATGTCGACAGGTATCTAACCGCGATATTGAATTGCGAGACTTTGCAGCTAAGCATGATGTGGTGTTATTTGTATCCGGTTCTAAATCTTCAAACGGGAAAATGTTATACAAGGCTTGTAAAGAAGCAAATCCGCAAACATTTTTTGTGTCGGGCACGGATGAGATAAGCGCCGAATGGTTTAAACCGAACCAAACTGTAGGGATTTGTGGCGCAACATCAACCCCTATGTGGCTAATGGAAAAGGTGAGAGCACATATTGCCCAATATTAA
- a CDS encoding alpha-ketoglutarate-dependent dioxygenase AlkB, which translates to MEQLSFFDGGGQSLNLPANLMDYRPGFFTSVESAGLMQELKNTIAWKQESIQMYGKLLNTPRLTAWYGDNSKTYAFSGKKYDPLPWTPALLFVKERIEQAAGISFNSVLLNDYRNGNDSVAWHADDEPELGVNPIIASVSFGQIRRFEVRHKHNHKLKYAVELENGSLLIMKGDLQHNWEHQVPKSKKPMSERINLTFRVIG; encoded by the coding sequence ATGGAACAGCTAAGTTTTTTTGATGGGGGTGGGCAAAGTTTAAACCTGCCTGCAAACTTAATGGACTATCGGCCCGGCTTTTTTACATCCGTTGAAAGCGCGGGTTTAATGCAAGAATTAAAAAATACCATAGCATGGAAACAGGAGAGTATTCAGATGTATGGCAAATTGCTAAATACGCCACGCTTAACCGCCTGGTACGGCGACAACAGTAAAACTTACGCTTTTAGTGGGAAAAAATACGATCCTTTACCCTGGACACCTGCACTGCTATTTGTGAAAGAGCGAATAGAGCAGGCCGCCGGAATATCATTTAACAGTGTATTATTAAATGATTACCGAAATGGTAACGATTCTGTAGCCTGGCATGCCGATGATGAGCCGGAGTTAGGTGTTAATCCTATAATTGCTTCGGTAAGTTTCGGGCAGATACGCCGGTTTGAAGTAAGGCATAAACACAACCATAAACTTAAATATGCGGTAGAATTAGAGAACGGATCGTTGCTGATAATGAAAGGCGATCTGCAGCACAATTGGGAGCACCAGGTGCCAAAATCAAAAAAGCCAATGAGCGAAAGAATAAATTTAACATTCAGGGTAATTGGCTAA
- a CDS encoding alpha/beta hydrolase — MKSLQKVYSIALCCILFACTNHPAGNNASSSKTKVDIVSNNVHIAYTDSGTGDTTLLFVHGWIINKGYWSNQIDHFNKKYRVVAIDLPGFGQSGKNRKVWTTKAYGEDIKAVIDQLHLKNVILIGHSMSGDIVLQGAIDAGNNVIGLVGVDNFKGPGVPQTGDTVKAKKEYDEAVTAMKKDFVAFATSYFNQDLFYKTTADSIRKRILADVKRADPAIAIATITQDNFDEAAKLIEANKKLYMINSDYQPTDTSGLVRKKIPYKLLTIHATGHFPMIEKPNEFNTALENVIADLRQR; from the coding sequence ATGAAGTCATTACAAAAAGTATATTCTATTGCACTCTGTTGTATACTGTTTGCCTGTACCAATCATCCGGCAGGTAACAATGCATCTTCTTCAAAAACTAAGGTCGATATTGTAAGTAACAACGTGCACATAGCTTATACGGATAGTGGAACAGGTGACACCACGTTACTATTTGTGCATGGATGGATAATTAACAAAGGTTACTGGAGCAATCAGATAGATCATTTCAATAAAAAGTACAGGGTTGTTGCCATAGATCTGCCCGGCTTTGGGCAATCAGGTAAAAACAGAAAGGTTTGGACTACAAAGGCGTATGGGGAAGATATAAAGGCAGTAATTGACCAGCTGCATCTAAAGAATGTAATATTGATAGGGCATTCAATGTCTGGTGATATTGTGCTACAGGGAGCAATTGATGCAGGTAATAATGTGATAGGGCTTGTAGGGGTTGACAACTTTAAAGGGCCCGGTGTACCACAAACAGGCGATACGGTAAAAGCTAAAAAAGAGTACGATGAAGCTGTTACAGCTATGAAAAAGGATTTTGTCGCGTTTGCTACAAGCTACTTTAACCAGGACCTGTTTTACAAAACGACCGCCGACAGCATTCGCAAACGTATTTTAGCCGATGTTAAACGTGCAGACCCAGCTATTGCTATAGCAACTATTACCCAGGATAACTTTGACGAAGCAGCTAAGCTGATTGAAGCAAACAAGAAACTGTATATGATTAACAGCGACTACCAACCTACAGATACCAGTGGATTAGTGAGGAAGAAAATCCCTTACAAGCTATTAACAATACATGCTACTGGGCATTTCCCCATGATTGAAAAGCCAAATGAATTTAACACCGCTCTTGAAAATGTAATTGCCGATTTACGCCAGCGTTGA